One segment of Anopheles stephensi strain Indian chromosome 3, UCI_ANSTEP_V1.0, whole genome shotgun sequence DNA contains the following:
- the LOC118510197 gene encoding protein draper isoform X2, translating to MARARKKPWMQQVLSSAIPSFPVALLLVSVYCNSRALASYTELVKDDHLEGPNVCKEVENIPITITTPKEEAYQERYQKWCLGIPPRCSAYRIKIRTVNETRTINKQRIVKKCCVGYQLDEEETHCIPECKAGCGNGTCVNPDVCRCNKGFAGKTCNISCPPNVWGSDCKQPCKCVNGAACNAADGSCECNRGFKGRYCEETCASDRFGQNCAEICQCGNGGKCDNVSGECYCAPGFTGPLCTETCPAGTHGKQCQSKCRCQNGGTCDPVTGECVCPAGYTGTVCANRCQPGWYGLECANRCECFNGADCDRVTGQCLCAPGFMGAKCLDSCPNNQFGINCTETCRCLNEALCDSADGSCTCPDGWTGADCGQRVCPVDRYGANCTGICECKWSNTKMCHPWTGKCQCEPGWSNSACDRPCRFLRYGQDCQLTCNCKNSSPCSHIDGTCLCIAGFKGESCEEPCSNNMYGQNCSERCQCMNGATCEGDSGKCLCAPGWQGIKCDRPCDAQHYGRDCTERCLCQNGGVCNPINGQCTCPAGWTGELCDRKCTPGRFGQNCEQLCDCHLENILACNATTGRCICKREWGGVRCESRCPLGYYGDTCSEICTCHNNSSCDPITGACICARGWTGRTCSEPCPKGFFGHGCMERCPGSAESNRTCNPITGQYTCPPGFIGPTCEHPCSSGYYGQDCARKCDCRNGAECNHITGECQCTPGWTGPRCETVCEDMYYGTNCSQRCSCYNNAKCRKNDGTCVCEAGWMGHRCDEVCPEGFYGNHCMDACECPPGNFLCHAARGCVCMVGWSGKNCDERMAQARIDEGSSGSVLAVVLTILFVCIFAAMLLYYRRRVANLKAEVNHVVNYMTQEQPSHFDNPVYARTGGANGGVAIGTLSSNGTIVPPLDARTGLLRNVLPNNLRDVMSGRRRPKQDKYSYPDNEYGVDKSYSISHYGPESLKNFEADMTNPNCFKDHVYDEIRLKDSIDTEYDHLDYSRPGSSHKAHYFRMTDGTTNGTVPGAPLPNGTLASTAMMAGPSGGGSPKAINVLRDTSGGSSSSGGGGGGPINNLSAPPRINNLLPAVPSSVGTEPKKCSNTDPPSNLGV from the exons ATGGCACGAGCACGTAAGAAACCGTGGATGCAACAGGTGCTGAGCAGCGCGATCCCATCCTTCCCGGTGGCGCTACTGCTGGTGTCCGTCTACTGCAACAGCCGCGCTTTGGCGTCGTATACCGAGCTCGTCAAGGATGATCACCTGGAGGGACCGAACGTTTGCAAGGAAGTGGAAAA cATTCCCATCACGATAACGACCCCGAAGGAGGAAGCGTACCAGGAACGGTACCAGAAGTGGTGCCTCGGCATACCGCCCCGCTGCTCCGCGTACCGCATCAAGATCCGAACGGTGAACGAAACGCGCACCATCAACAAGCAGCGGATCGTGAAGAAGTGTTGCGTCGGCTACCAGCTCGACGAGGAGGAAACGCACTGCATACCGGAGTGTAAGGCGGGCTGCGGGAACGGCACGTGCGTCAATCCGGACGTGTGCCGCTGTAACAAGGGCTTTGCTGGCAAAACCTGTAACATTA GTTGTCCACCGAACGTTTGGGGCTCGGACTGCAAGCAGCCGTGCAAGTGTGTGAACGGTGCGGCGTGTAATGCGGCCGACGGTAGCTGCGAGTGTAACCGAGGCTTCAAGGGCCGGTACTGCGAGGAAACGTGCGCGAGCGATCGATTCGGGCAGAACTGTGCCGAAATCTGTCAGTGCGGAAACGGTGGCAAGTGTGACAATGTGTCCGGCGAATGCTACTGTGCGCCAGGATTCACGGGACCACT GTGCACGGAAACGTGTCCGGCCGGTACGCACGGGAAGCAGTGCCAGTCGAAATGCCGCTGCCAGAACGGTGGGACGTGCGATCCAGTGacgggtgagtgtgtgtgtccggcCGGGTACACCGGTACGGTGTGTGCGAACCGCTGCCAGCCCGGCTGGTACGGGCTGGAGTGTGCGAACCGCTGCGAATGCTTCAACGGTGCCGACTGCGACCGGGTGACGGGCCAGTGCCTATGTGCGCCCGGCTTCATGGGCGCCAAGTGTCTCGATTCCTGCCCGAACAATCAGTTCGGCATCAACTGCACGGAGACGTGCCGGTGCCTGAATGAGGCGCTGTGTGACTCGGCCGACGGAAGCTGCACGTGTCCGGACGGGTGGACGGGAGCGGACTGCGGACAGCGGGTGTGTCCGGTCGATCGGTACGGTGCCAACTGTACCGGCATCTGTGAGTGCAAGTGGAGCAACACGAAAAT GTGCCATCCGTGGACCGGTAAGTGTCAGTGCGAACCGGGATGGAGCAACAGTGCCTGTGACAGGCCATGCCGCTTCCTGCGCTACGGACAGGACTGCCAGCTGACGTGCAACTGCAAAAATTCGTCCCCTTGCTCACATATCgatg GAACGTGCCTGTGTATTGCCGGGTTTAAGGGCGAAAGCTGCGAGGAACCCTGCTCGAACAATATGTACGGCCAGAACTGTAGCGAACGGTGCCAGTGCATGAACGGGGCCACCTGCGAGGGGGATTCGGGCAAGTGTCTGTGTGCGCCGGGCTGGCAGGGCATCAAGTGCGATAGGCCCTGCGACGCGCAGCACTATGGGCGCGACTGTACGGAAAGGTGCCTCTGCCAGAACGGTGGCGTGTGCAACCCGATCAATGGGCAGTGCACGTGTCCGGCCGGGTGGACGGGCGAGCTGTGCGACCGGAAGTGTACGCCCGGCCGGTTTGGGCAGAACTGTGAGCAGCTGTGCGATTGCCATTTGGAGAACATTTTGGCGTGCAATGCAACCACCGGCCGGTGCATTTGCAAGCGCGAGTGGGGCG GTGTGCGCTGTGAAAGCCGCTGCCCGCTGGGCTACTACGGCGACACGTGTAGCGAAATTTGCACCTGCCACAACAACTCGTCCTGCGATCCGATCACCGGGGCGTGCATCTGTGCCCGGGGCTGGACCGGACGCACCTGTAGCGAACCCTGCCCGAAAGGTTTCTTTGGCCACGGGTGCATGGAACGGTGTCCCGGTTCGGCGGAAAGCAATCGTACCTGCAATCCGATCACCGGCCAGTACACCTGCCCACCGGGCTTCATCGGACCGACCTGCGAGCATCCCTGTTCGTCCGGGTACTACGGGCAGGATTGTGCGAGAAAGTGTGACTGTAGGAATGGGGCCGAATGTAACCACATTACCGGCGAGTGCCAGTGTACGCCGGGCTGGACCGGGCCGCGGTGTGAGACGGTGTGTGAGGACATGTACTACGGGACGAACTGTAGCCAGCGCTGCAGCTGCTACAACAATGCCAAATGCCGCAAGAACGATGGCACGTGCGTTTGTGAGGCGGGCTGGATGGGACACCGGTGCGATGAGGTGTGCCCGGAAGGATTCTACGGCAACCACTGTATGGATGCGTGCGAGTGTCCGCCCGGGAACTTCCTGTGCCACGCGGCTAGAGGATGCGTGTGTATGGTGGGCTGGAGCGGCAAGAACTGTGACGAGCGGATGGCGCAGGCGCGAATCGATGAAG GCTCTTCTGGCTCCGTACTGGCCGTCGTACTAACGATCCTGTTCGTGTGCATATTCGCCGCAATGCTGCTCTACTACCGGCGCCGCGTTGCTAATCTGAAGGCCGAAGTGAACCACGTCGTTAACTACATGACCCAGGAGCAACCGAGCCACTTCGACAATCCCGTGTACGCACGAACTGGCGGTGCAAACGGGGGCGTTGCAATCGGGACACTGTCCTCGAACGGGACGATCGTACCACCGCTGGATGCACGCACCGGACTGCTGCGGAACGTGCTGCCAAACAATCTGCGTGACGTGATGTCGGGCCGGCGGCGTCCGAAGCAAGACAAGTACAGCTACCCGGACAACGAGTACGGTGTGGATAAGT CGTACTCCATCTCACACTACGGACCGGAGAGCTTGAAAAACTTCGAAGCGGACATGACCAACCCGAACTGCTTCAAGGATCACGTGTACGATGAGATTCGGTTGAAGGATTCGATCG ACACGGAATACGATCATCTGGATTACTCGCGCCCAGGAAGCTCACACAAGGCTCACTACTTCCGCATGACGGACGGAACCACAAATGGAACCGTTCCGGGAGCGCCACTCCCGAACGGTACGCTCGCTAGCACAGCCATGATGGCCGGCCCATCGGGTGGTGGTTCCCCGAAGGCAATCAACGTAC
- the LOC118510197 gene encoding protein draper isoform X3, with protein sequence MARARKKPWMQQVLSSAIPSFPVALLLVSVYCNSRALASYTELVKDDHLEGPNVCKEVENIPITITTPKEEAYQERYQKWCLGIPPRCSAYRIKIRTVNETRTINKQRIVKKCCVGYQLDEEETHCIPECKAGCGNGTCVNPDVCRCNKGFAGKTCNISCPPNVWGSDCKQPCKCVNGAACNAADGSCECNRGFKGRYCEETCASDRFGQNCAEICQCGNGGKCDNVSGECYCAPGFTGPLCTETCPAGTHGKQCQSKCRCQNGGTCDPVTGECVCPAGYTGTVCANRCQPGWYGLECANRCECFNGADCDRVTGQCLCAPGFMGAKCLDSCPNNQFGINCTETCRCLNEALCDSADGSCTCPDGWTGADCGQRVCPVDRYGANCTGICECKWSNTKMCHPWTGKCQCEPGWSNSACDRPCRFLRYGQDCQLTCNCKNSSPCSHIDGTCLCIAGFKGESCEEPCSNNMYGQNCSERCQCMNGATCEGDSGKCLCAPGWQGIKCDRPCDAQHYGRDCTERCLCQNGGVCNPINGQCTCPAGWTGELCDRKCTPGRFGQNCEQLCDCHLENILACNATTGRCICKREWGGVRCESRCPLGYYGDTCSEICTCHNNSSCDPITGACICARGWTGRTCSEPCPKGFFGHGCMERCPGSAESNRTCNPITGQYTCPPGFIGPTCEHPCSSGYYGQDCARKCDCRNGAECNHITGECQCTPGWTGPRCETVCEDMYYGTNCSQRCSCYNNAKCRKNDGTCVCEAGWMGHRCDEVCPEGFYGNHCMDACECPPGNFLCHAARGCVCMVGWSGKNCDERMAQARIDEGSSGSVLAVVLTILFVCIFAAMLLYYRRRVANLKAEVNHVVNYMTQEQPSHFDNPVYARTGGANGGVAIGTLSSNGTIVPPLDARTGLLRNVLPNNLRDVMSGRRRPKQDKYSYPDNEYGVDKSYSISHYGPESLKNFEADMTNPNCFKDHVYDEIRLKDSIAALSRDSNCTYICKFLSL encoded by the exons ATGGCACGAGCACGTAAGAAACCGTGGATGCAACAGGTGCTGAGCAGCGCGATCCCATCCTTCCCGGTGGCGCTACTGCTGGTGTCCGTCTACTGCAACAGCCGCGCTTTGGCGTCGTATACCGAGCTCGTCAAGGATGATCACCTGGAGGGACCGAACGTTTGCAAGGAAGTGGAAAA cATTCCCATCACGATAACGACCCCGAAGGAGGAAGCGTACCAGGAACGGTACCAGAAGTGGTGCCTCGGCATACCGCCCCGCTGCTCCGCGTACCGCATCAAGATCCGAACGGTGAACGAAACGCGCACCATCAACAAGCAGCGGATCGTGAAGAAGTGTTGCGTCGGCTACCAGCTCGACGAGGAGGAAACGCACTGCATACCGGAGTGTAAGGCGGGCTGCGGGAACGGCACGTGCGTCAATCCGGACGTGTGCCGCTGTAACAAGGGCTTTGCTGGCAAAACCTGTAACATTA GTTGTCCACCGAACGTTTGGGGCTCGGACTGCAAGCAGCCGTGCAAGTGTGTGAACGGTGCGGCGTGTAATGCGGCCGACGGTAGCTGCGAGTGTAACCGAGGCTTCAAGGGCCGGTACTGCGAGGAAACGTGCGCGAGCGATCGATTCGGGCAGAACTGTGCCGAAATCTGTCAGTGCGGAAACGGTGGCAAGTGTGACAATGTGTCCGGCGAATGCTACTGTGCGCCAGGATTCACGGGACCACT GTGCACGGAAACGTGTCCGGCCGGTACGCACGGGAAGCAGTGCCAGTCGAAATGCCGCTGCCAGAACGGTGGGACGTGCGATCCAGTGacgggtgagtgtgtgtgtccggcCGGGTACACCGGTACGGTGTGTGCGAACCGCTGCCAGCCCGGCTGGTACGGGCTGGAGTGTGCGAACCGCTGCGAATGCTTCAACGGTGCCGACTGCGACCGGGTGACGGGCCAGTGCCTATGTGCGCCCGGCTTCATGGGCGCCAAGTGTCTCGATTCCTGCCCGAACAATCAGTTCGGCATCAACTGCACGGAGACGTGCCGGTGCCTGAATGAGGCGCTGTGTGACTCGGCCGACGGAAGCTGCACGTGTCCGGACGGGTGGACGGGAGCGGACTGCGGACAGCGGGTGTGTCCGGTCGATCGGTACGGTGCCAACTGTACCGGCATCTGTGAGTGCAAGTGGAGCAACACGAAAAT GTGCCATCCGTGGACCGGTAAGTGTCAGTGCGAACCGGGATGGAGCAACAGTGCCTGTGACAGGCCATGCCGCTTCCTGCGCTACGGACAGGACTGCCAGCTGACGTGCAACTGCAAAAATTCGTCCCCTTGCTCACATATCgatg GAACGTGCCTGTGTATTGCCGGGTTTAAGGGCGAAAGCTGCGAGGAACCCTGCTCGAACAATATGTACGGCCAGAACTGTAGCGAACGGTGCCAGTGCATGAACGGGGCCACCTGCGAGGGGGATTCGGGCAAGTGTCTGTGTGCGCCGGGCTGGCAGGGCATCAAGTGCGATAGGCCCTGCGACGCGCAGCACTATGGGCGCGACTGTACGGAAAGGTGCCTCTGCCAGAACGGTGGCGTGTGCAACCCGATCAATGGGCAGTGCACGTGTCCGGCCGGGTGGACGGGCGAGCTGTGCGACCGGAAGTGTACGCCCGGCCGGTTTGGGCAGAACTGTGAGCAGCTGTGCGATTGCCATTTGGAGAACATTTTGGCGTGCAATGCAACCACCGGCCGGTGCATTTGCAAGCGCGAGTGGGGCG GTGTGCGCTGTGAAAGCCGCTGCCCGCTGGGCTACTACGGCGACACGTGTAGCGAAATTTGCACCTGCCACAACAACTCGTCCTGCGATCCGATCACCGGGGCGTGCATCTGTGCCCGGGGCTGGACCGGACGCACCTGTAGCGAACCCTGCCCGAAAGGTTTCTTTGGCCACGGGTGCATGGAACGGTGTCCCGGTTCGGCGGAAAGCAATCGTACCTGCAATCCGATCACCGGCCAGTACACCTGCCCACCGGGCTTCATCGGACCGACCTGCGAGCATCCCTGTTCGTCCGGGTACTACGGGCAGGATTGTGCGAGAAAGTGTGACTGTAGGAATGGGGCCGAATGTAACCACATTACCGGCGAGTGCCAGTGTACGCCGGGCTGGACCGGGCCGCGGTGTGAGACGGTGTGTGAGGACATGTACTACGGGACGAACTGTAGCCAGCGCTGCAGCTGCTACAACAATGCCAAATGCCGCAAGAACGATGGCACGTGCGTTTGTGAGGCGGGCTGGATGGGACACCGGTGCGATGAGGTGTGCCCGGAAGGATTCTACGGCAACCACTGTATGGATGCGTGCGAGTGTCCGCCCGGGAACTTCCTGTGCCACGCGGCTAGAGGATGCGTGTGTATGGTGGGCTGGAGCGGCAAGAACTGTGACGAGCGGATGGCGCAGGCGCGAATCGATGAAG GCTCTTCTGGCTCCGTACTGGCCGTCGTACTAACGATCCTGTTCGTGTGCATATTCGCCGCAATGCTGCTCTACTACCGGCGCCGCGTTGCTAATCTGAAGGCCGAAGTGAACCACGTCGTTAACTACATGACCCAGGAGCAACCGAGCCACTTCGACAATCCCGTGTACGCACGAACTGGCGGTGCAAACGGGGGCGTTGCAATCGGGACACTGTCCTCGAACGGGACGATCGTACCACCGCTGGATGCACGCACCGGACTGCTGCGGAACGTGCTGCCAAACAATCTGCGTGACGTGATGTCGGGCCGGCGGCGTCCGAAGCAAGACAAGTACAGCTACCCGGACAACGAGTACGGTGTGGATAAGT CGTACTCCATCTCACACTACGGACCGGAGAGCTTGAAAAACTTCGAAGCGGACATGACCAACCCGAACTGCTTCAAGGATCACGTGTACGATGAGATTCGGTTGAAGGATTCGATCG CTGCTTTATCGCGGGACTCAAATTGTACCTACATTTGTAAGTTCCTCTCTCTGTAA